From a single Solanum dulcamara chromosome 4, daSolDulc1.2, whole genome shotgun sequence genomic region:
- the LOC129884283 gene encoding uncharacterized protein LOC129884283, whose protein sequence is MGFQWKDECEASFQKLKDLLTSAPVLALPEKGVAFIVLCDASGVSLGGVLMKKSKANVVADALSCKAHNMGSLAFLKVDERLLSSSRLEVSTSHSILASVEASSTLMNHIRAYQFDYDKLKSIRDKEFRGEAKSTSLDSKGVLRINSHIYVPKYIQDEFHVISYNAVDFGPNLTYEEEWVAIPYGQVYKLRTKEITLEKVQWSGFILSLSHGDGWHGSDAIEQDFGDLRPWLGNFIDRINWSTYGDPSIG, encoded by the exons ATGGGATTTCAGTGGAaagatgagtgtgaggcgagctttcaaaagctcaaggactTATTAACTTCAGCACCTGTTCTAGCGTTACCCGAGAAAGGTGTGGCCTTTATAGTATTATGTGATGCTTCAGGAGTTAGTTTAGGTGGTGTATTGATgaaaaaaag caaagctaatgtggtagcggatgccttgagttgCAAAGCACATaacatgggtagtttggccttccttaaggtGGATGAGAGGCTTTTGTCTAGTTCTAGACTTGAAGTTTCTACATCTCATAGCATTTTGGCCTCTGTAGAGGCTAGTTCTactttgatgaatcatattcgTGCATACCAATTTGATTATGACAAGTTGAAGTCCATTAGGGATAAAGAGTTTAGAGGTGAAGCTAAATCAACCTCTCTTGATTCtaagggagttttgaggattaacaGTCACATTTATGTGCCAAAG TATATACAAGATGAATTTCATGTAATCTCTTATAATGCAGTAGATTTTGGtccgaatttgacttatgaggaggaatGGGTAGCCATTCCCTACGGCCAGGTTTATAAGCTCAGAACCAAGGAGATCACTTTAGAGAAAGTGCAATGGAG TGGTTTCATACTTAGTTTGTCTCATGGGGATGGTTGGCATGGTTCCGATGCGATTGAGCAGGATTTTGGTGATTTGAGGCCTTGGTTGGGAAATTTCATTGATAGGATTAACTGGTCAACATATGGAGATCCAAGCATCGGATGA